A window of Bacteroidota bacterium contains these coding sequences:
- a CDS encoding GNAT family N-acetyltransferase yields MIEIVDYKPEYQPHWERLNREWIKVFFEIEPFDEYVLQNPEKAIINDGGAILIALYNGEVAGTAGLRKIDDEVFEFTKMTVGEEYRRKGIAEAMCYASFEKAKQLGAKTVILYSNTLQAAAIKMYEKIGFQHLPVENTVYKRANVKMKMDLSEVSKKESLNI; encoded by the coding sequence ATGATCGAGATCGTTGATTATAAACCCGAATATCAACCTCATTGGGAGAGACTAAACCGTGAATGGATCAAAGTGTTTTTTGAAATAGAACCTTTTGATGAATATGTTTTGCAAAACCCTGAAAAAGCCATTATAAATGATGGTGGCGCCATATTAATTGCTTTGTATAATGGAGAAGTTGCCGGCACAGCAGGGCTAAGAAAAATAGACGATGAAGTGTTTGAGTTTACAAAAATGACAGTAGGCGAGGAGTATCGAAGAAAAGGAATTGCAGAAGCAATGTGCTATGCGAGTTTTGAAAAAGCCAAACAATTGGGGGCAAAAACTGTGATCCTGTATTCAAACACATTGCAGGCTGCCGCAATTAAGATGTATGAAAAGATCGGGTTTCAGCATTTGCCGGTTGAGAACACGGTTTATAAAAGAGCTAATGTGAAAATGAAAATGGATCTAAGTGAGGTTTCAAAAAAAGAGTCATTAAACATTTAA
- a CDS encoding Fic family protein, whose protein sequence is MVSILPPKKEVETKAVLRKAASAHKALAELKGIITSIPNQNILIETLTLREARESSAVENIISTFDEVYQSNLAAGHYATPEAKEVHLYAQALKKGFKLVNDSGVIKNNQILKIQEIIEGNNAGYRKLPGTRLLNDKTGEVVYTPPQEYSEIIKLMKNLVDFINDDTLMDADPLIKMAIIHHQFESIHPFYDGNGRTGRIINILYLILKQLLDLPVLYLSRYIIKNKNRYYRLLQEVREKDNWEDWILFMLDATEQTSKESIVLIGQIKNLMFDYKQKLRTNLPKLYSQDLLNNLFMYPYTKIEYLQLDLDISRNTSIRYLEAIAKEKLVVKKKIGRDNYYINQSLFNILAGNK, encoded by the coding sequence ATGGTTTCCATTCTTCCTCCCAAAAAAGAAGTAGAAACAAAAGCTGTATTGCGAAAAGCAGCATCAGCCCATAAGGCACTGGCCGAACTGAAAGGAATTATTACTAGTATTCCCAATCAGAATATTTTGATTGAAACGCTTACACTACGTGAAGCAAGAGAAAGTTCTGCCGTTGAAAATATTATCAGCACATTTGATGAAGTGTATCAAAGCAACCTGGCAGCCGGCCACTATGCAACTCCGGAAGCTAAAGAAGTGCATCTATATGCACAGGCATTAAAAAAGGGGTTCAAATTGGTTAATGATTCTGGAGTGATAAAGAACAATCAAATTCTGAAAATCCAGGAAATAATAGAAGGCAACAATGCCGGATACCGCAAACTGCCCGGAACAAGACTTTTAAATGATAAAACAGGGGAAGTAGTCTACACACCACCACAGGAATATTCGGAGATTATCAAACTCATGAAAAATCTTGTTGATTTTATAAACGATGATACCCTGATGGATGCTGACCCGCTGATAAAAATGGCGATCATTCACCACCAGTTTGAATCAATACATCCTTTTTACGATGGAAACGGACGAACCGGACGCATCATTAATATCCTGTACCTTATTTTAAAACAATTACTCGATCTGCCGGTGCTTTACCTTAGCAGGTATATTATAAAAAATAAAAACCGTTATTACCGGTTGCTGCAAGAAGTGAGGGAAAAAGACAACTGGGAAGATTGGATATTGTTTATGCTTGATGCAACCGAACAGACTTCAAAAGAAAGCATTGTTTTGATCGGCCAGATAAAAAATCTCATGTTTGATTATAAACAGAAACTAAGAACGAATCTTCCTAAACTATACAGCCAGGATTTATTGAATAACCTTTTCATGTATCCCTATACAAAAATCGAATACCTCCAGCTGGATCTGGATATCAGCCGCAATACATCAATCCGCTACCTGGAAGCTATTGCTAAAGAAAAGCTGGTTGTTAAAAAGAAGATCGGCCGGGATAATTACTACATTAATCAGTCATTGTTTAATATTCTGGCTGGAAATAAGTAA
- a CDS encoding DUF2716 domain-containing protein has protein sequence MKNWKELSKENEDQVWENFYRLFDFNPSINDFPGIKTSLPQKKFTIEKYLLDQTNLENLEKLALELFKSISKADERLYALDWQHQCFDFDPRQQMERNEFGEWLIPILPNGDYYIFLTKDFQNVWFGHPWEETITLIGDDLVKEFEIRKTTL, from the coding sequence ATGAAGAATTGGAAGGAACTTTCTAAAGAAAACGAAGACCAAGTATGGGAAAATTTCTACAGACTATTTGATTTTAATCCAAGTATAAATGACTTCCCCGGTATTAAGACTTCATTGCCACAGAAAAAATTCACGATCGAAAAATATTTATTAGACCAAACAAATCTTGAGAATTTAGAAAAATTGGCCTTGGAGTTATTTAAAAGTATCTCTAAGGCAGATGAAAGACTTTACGCTTTGGATTGGCAGCACCAGTGTTTCGATTTTGATCCACGACAACAAATGGAGAGAAATGAATTTGGAGAATGGTTGATTCCAATTCTTCCCAATGGTGATTATTATATTTTTTTGACAAAAGACTTTCAAAATGTATGGTTTGGACATCCATGGGAAGAAACAATCACATTAATTGGAGACGACTTAGTAAAAGAATTTGAAATTCGAAAGACCACACTCTAA
- a CDS encoding branched-chain amino acid aminotransferase → MNMELLTEIKTTRVKNSKLKELDFNHIEFGKHISDHMLVSDFHFDDPMAIGWKEPQIVPFGNLSVSPATLALHYGQTVFEGMKAFRMADGRINIFRLEKHFERFNRSLRRMCMAEISYEIFEEGMKQLISLDKNWVPGVEQGSLYIRPFSFASEAKFGVNPSNEYRFIIFTGPVGQLFAKPIKVKIETNYIRAAKGGTGFAKCGGNYAASMYPTKLAKEEGYDNVMWTDANEHKYIEESGVMNLMFVFNGKLVTPPTSETILDGVTRDSLLTLAKDIGVEVEERPVAVEEIMGAFENKTITEAFGAGTAAVIAPIDTIGIGGKNYHLPAYNDQNIMFRLKRRLDAIRSGVANDEHGWNTVIG, encoded by the coding sequence ATCAACATGGAATTGCTAACAGAGATCAAAACCACAAGAGTTAAGAACTCAAAATTAAAAGAACTCGATTTTAACCATATTGAGTTTGGCAAGCATATCTCAGACCATATGCTTGTTTCTGATTTTCATTTTGATGACCCGATGGCTATCGGGTGGAAAGAACCCCAGATCGTACCGTTCGGTAATCTTTCGGTAAGTCCGGCTACGCTGGCCTTACATTATGGACAAACTGTATTCGAAGGGATGAAAGCTTTTCGAATGGCGGATGGCCGTATCAATATTTTCCGGTTGGAAAAACATTTTGAACGTTTCAACCGTTCGCTACGCAGGATGTGTATGGCCGAAATATCATATGAAATTTTTGAAGAAGGAATGAAGCAACTCATTTCATTGGATAAAAATTGGGTACCGGGTGTTGAGCAAGGCTCACTGTATATTCGTCCGTTCTCGTTTGCAAGCGAGGCAAAGTTTGGTGTAAATCCATCAAATGAATATCGCTTTATCATTTTCACAGGACCGGTAGGGCAGTTGTTTGCCAAACCAATTAAAGTAAAAATTGAAACCAACTATATCCGTGCAGCAAAAGGCGGAACCGGTTTTGCAAAATGTGGTGGAAATTATGCGGCATCTATGTACCCTACCAAACTGGCTAAAGAAGAAGGTTATGATAATGTAATGTGGACGGATGCAAATGAGCATAAATACATTGAAGAAAGCGGTGTGATGAACCTGATGTTTGTTTTTAATGGTAAACTGGTAACACCGCCAACATCAGAAACGATACTGGATGGTGTGACGAGAGATTCTTTATTGACATTGGCAAAAGATATTGGTGTAGAAGTAGAAGAACGGCCTGTTGCCGTTGAAGAAATTATGGGTGCATTTGAAAATAAAACGATCACTGAGGCATTTGGTGCAGGTACTGCGGCTGTGATTGCCCCGATTGATACAATTGGTATAGGAGGAAAGAATTATCATTTGCCTGCTTATAATGACCAGAACATTATGTTTCGTTTAAAAAGAAGATTAGATGCAATACGCAGTGGTGTAGCGAATGATGAACATGGTTGGAATACGGTGATTGGATAA